One genomic region from Desulfatibacillum aliphaticivorans DSM 15576 encodes:
- a CDS encoding CheR family methyltransferase: MRAAALELGFEDTTSCIQGLLGSPVTKVQLDTLVAHLTVGETFFLRDESHFNALQHQILPDIFEKCAKKGKPPRFWSAACCTGEEPYTMAMVVDRMKPYWTAKDFSILATDINSRFLEKARKGIYTNWSLRNAPNWMVEKYFTVHGNNRFEVEKGLKKAIRFTNLNLVDPVYPSAVTHTEDVNVVFCRNVLMYFNQKLRDTVIERIAWALADNGWFFVGPSEAAFVEHPNLAHIRYPGAIIFQKQAARNKVQGADLVDTKAESAPVKKETPLPNFPARTPLTRRPPRVERTAPPRPEVDRAKKMEPLDADRMLDKALELVEKGNYDDAVNCLLEIISAADAKAGMKPDSRAMALLARTYANMGKLEEARKWGGKAVDADKLNPGHRYLLATVYAELGDSEKAADLLQASLFLDSRFILAHFTLGNTMKKQGKANEARRHFKNALSLLLDLDSDAVIPHSGGMTAGRLTEIVRSMILGD; encoded by the coding sequence GTGCGCGCAGCCGCTTTGGAGCTGGGTTTCGAGGACACCACATCCTGCATTCAGGGATTGTTGGGGTCCCCGGTCACCAAGGTTCAATTGGACACATTGGTTGCGCACCTGACGGTGGGGGAAACTTTTTTTCTCCGTGACGAAAGCCACTTTAACGCCCTCCAACATCAAATCCTGCCGGACATTTTCGAAAAATGCGCCAAAAAAGGCAAGCCGCCGCGTTTTTGGAGCGCCGCATGCTGCACGGGGGAAGAGCCATACACCATGGCCATGGTTGTTGACCGCATGAAGCCTTACTGGACGGCCAAAGACTTTTCCATCCTGGCGACGGACATCAACTCCCGGTTTTTGGAAAAAGCCAGAAAGGGCATATACACCAACTGGTCTTTGCGGAACGCTCCCAATTGGATGGTGGAAAAATATTTCACCGTACACGGGAACAACCGGTTTGAGGTGGAAAAGGGCCTGAAAAAGGCCATACGCTTCACCAACCTCAACTTGGTGGACCCGGTTTATCCCTCGGCGGTGACGCACACGGAAGACGTCAACGTGGTATTTTGCCGCAACGTGTTGATGTACTTCAATCAGAAGTTGCGGGACACGGTTATAGAGAGAATAGCCTGGGCCTTGGCGGACAATGGCTGGTTTTTTGTAGGGCCTAGCGAAGCGGCTTTTGTGGAGCATCCCAATTTGGCGCATATACGGTATCCAGGCGCCATTATTTTTCAAAAGCAAGCCGCAAGAAATAAAGTGCAAGGCGCGGACCTTGTGGATACAAAGGCTGAGTCCGCCCCCGTAAAAAAAGAGACGCCTCTGCCGAATTTTCCCGCAAGAACGCCGTTGACCAGGCGCCCGCCCAGAGTCGAGCGTACGGCTCCGCCCAGGCCGGAAGTCGACCGGGCGAAAAAAATGGAGCCCTTGGACGCGGACCGCATGCTTGATAAGGCGCTTGAACTTGTGGAAAAAGGCAATTACGACGACGCGGTGAATTGCCTGCTTGAAATTATTTCAGCGGCCGACGCGAAGGCGGGAATGAAGCCGGACAGCAGGGCCATGGCCCTTTTGGCCAGGACTTACGCCAATATGGGCAAGCTGGAAGAAGCCCGCAAATGGGGCGGGAAGGCCGTGGACGCGGACAAATTAAACCCCGGCCACCGCTATTTGCTGGCCACGGTTTATGCAGAGTTGGGCGACTCGGAAAAAGCGGCGGACTTGCTTCAAGCCTCCCTTTTCCTGGACTCCCGATTTATATTGGCCCATTTCACGTTGGGCAACACAATGAAAAAACAGGGCAAGGCCAATGAAGCGAGGAGGCATTTTAAAAACGCCTTATCCTTGCTGCTGGACCTTGACTCGGATGCAGTAATCCCCCACTCCGGGGGAATGACAGCGGGGCGGCTTACGGAGATTGTTCGTTCCATGATTTTAGGGGATTGA
- a CDS encoding chemotaxis protein CheW, whose product MSQKKQYFVFILDEQRYGIDLQAVERVIPAVELITLPEAPEIMSGLINLRGRMIPVVDIRKKFGLRPRRMEMEDRIIIFQTSTWTTSIVVDKVEGVAEFGPEDLSDAEELFPEMGQFMEGVGKSGDESVLIYDIDNLFSGQEIHKVSSQVENHSQP is encoded by the coding sequence ATGAGTCAGAAAAAACAATACTTTGTGTTCATTTTAGATGAACAGCGATACGGTATTGACCTTCAAGCTGTGGAGCGGGTGATCCCCGCCGTGGAGTTGATCACTCTTCCCGAAGCGCCGGAAATCATGTCCGGCCTGATCAACCTTCGCGGCAGGATGATTCCCGTAGTCGATATCAGAAAAAAATTCGGGCTGCGTCCCCGCCGGATGGAGATGGAGGACCGAATCATCATTTTCCAGACATCCACCTGGACGACCTCCATTGTTGTGGATAAAGTGGAGGGCGTGGCTGAGTTTGGTCCGGAAGATTTATCCGACGCAGAAGAGCTTTTCCCCGAAATGGGGCAATTCATGGAAGGCGTGGGAAAATCCGGAGATGAAAGCGTCCTGATCTATGATATCGACAACCTGTTTTCCGGACAGGAAATCCACAAGGTAAGCAGCCAGGTGGAAAACCACTCACAGCCTTAA
- a CDS encoding RebB family R body protein, translating to MSDQSVNSQITDAVTQLNAMMVGESPPQSMAMINAVMADTMGMALHNAVSTQHHAQMIGGASTTSTCARMLGVLAPPEKPRNAADALPNAAKTGSKFFNCDHCSGTASQRNTAQDSHAPEKDKQNGENGGQGILAKFAELFKKHHQKEHEEMNRNSEQPEDQSGAEVQEAEGDPEAPPFTPGDV from the coding sequence ATGTCCGACCAATCCGTCAACAGCCAGATAACGGACGCCGTCACCCAGCTCAACGCCATGATGGTTGGGGAGTCCCCGCCCCAATCCATGGCCATGATAAACGCCGTGATGGCGGACACCATGGGCATGGCTTTGCATAACGCCGTTTCCACCCAACATCACGCACAGATGATCGGCGGCGCCTCCACCACCTCAACCTGCGCCCGAATGCTGGGGGTCTTGGCGCCCCCGGAGAAACCCCGGAATGCGGCCGACGCCCTACCCAACGCCGCCAAGACAGGGTCCAAATTTTTTAACTGCGACCATTGCTCCGGGACGGCGTCCCAAAGAAATACGGCCCAAGACAGCCATGCGCCGGAAAAAGACAAACAGAACGGGGAAAACGGCGGCCAGGGCATTTTGGCAAAATTCGCTGAATTGTTCAAAAAGCATCATCAAAAAGAGCATGAAGAAATGAACCGGAACAGCGAACAGCCGGAGGATCAGTCCGGCGCTGAAGTTCAGGAAGCGGAGGGAGATCCGGAAGCGCCCCCTTTTACGCCCGGGGACGTATAG